tgcaaagcattggtatgagcatgtcctgcggaatcccaaaagaatcttgaaagctctgccatctgaaacaaggattcaaatggtgagattacaagttttcaaccatacaccttgagaagactgcggaaaaatgtgagttagacttaTGGAATGACCGGAATGCAGCTATCCGGCTAAAAACTCACAAGATAAATGAAACAAGATAACatattctgataacagcaaagtctGAAATTCAGAGGGctgttatagatcttgaggatgaaacgaTAAAGGCCGAAACATTAAACCCTAAGACTGTCGGTATGACCATTTCAAGGCTGTACTAGTGACTAACAACACTCTAGacatccttaaaacaacaaaccatgccactcattcaatcaaatcaaggaatatgcatgcacctactacgcgtcctcacaactcaaaataactgccaaatatgtttggacttacgtgattagttacggtggcacaatatgttcgtctctccctataatagctagtcgaaaaTTCTTATTCGTCTTAgcctatttaaccgtggttagcgtacctgcagaaaactacAATATATATGaatctttcatgccagcactcatgaaagcgtcctcaaacattactgttcactatagaagcagcatctgtacaattaccgccgtacagatgacgttaacatatgttatcgaaacaacatattcacgggataccgcaaaatgcgggggtattactattcataccctgcgcctaaccatatactcccaatatagtcaaccgaagttggtacattggcagcatctcaagtaggccactgcttgagaaacagcgttcggttcgcatcaccgacgggaaggctaactccccagttagctgaggatccttaccttcttaacTCATCGTCGAAGGCGTCGTTACAGAacgtaaagttgattgtgcataaatttaaggtttaacagaaaagtagtgctggaagtcagagttatatacatatactatagccacctctaattcccatattaaacattaccctagagctttacgtactaagcacaatccttaacggcaccaacatagttttgtaaaatacttagttgatccaattttatactaaaaacacttTTAAGGTTAATCATATgtccggtgtacacttgttagctctgataccagctgtggcagaaccaacctgatttACAtgggctcaagtacgcaagtcctctctcaagggctctaacgtacttcaaacgatgtaactccttggcctgtcgggtaacatcccgataaaccaccgaatacaggatcaaacaaggtaccccgcacgaaggcgagtccagagatatagtcgccatcatattttacatcacaggcatttatattacacgCGTTtacaaaagtagcataagttccaaactgatggaaattattacaaactagtttAAAGTTTTATGTCCACGGCAGCGGAATGTAAAacacgacaactatacacgtcgccaatatggacatcatgctaagccctggcatgacatcactaggtatgatcagtgttggccagggatgggtcccattccacggaccaaccatcggacagagcatagggccaaggcatgggaagggtagggccttcagggacattacctaaaataaaatcatattgcaaggctgagtactctaatactcagcaaggcttacccagaattaggtatacttagccataactagaccatgaaggctttaatagggttttaggttttgtctcagctgaaaagcaataaagagtaggtccttaatttcatattttagctttcaggttctagttcctttaaccattctaggtaagcacctgtaactactcaagcaaggtagagcctttttaaagcataccttagtattactcatcataagattgctcttgttactctatgtggcagaagtattaagcagtctcaatctccgcgagaaacggacgattctgaattgaatttcaacccttgcaaggtaaacctaactcacacgcttgaaacaccgataggtcgttccgaagcaaccgtttacctttcattccgggtcgtggaacaatgccaccacaagcgactgcaggaacatacgcatatccaatgtgcaggacatacgtctacagcgcgactgtatgatcgcattcccatctgctctgcagaacgtactcccacacgtcggtgcgtgtaaacataaaataaaagtcgcgtggtggctagtactttcccgcttaccatatttcacggcatgtggctagtactttcaaacgcttaacgccactaccacacactgcgaccttaaccaaattcatcaatacagacggggtatcattcctttccatgatactgcacgtaaccccgtccgtcatccttatagtgattgcaggattgtaagcaaccaattcctatatcgcgcgagtgaaagaaaatcactcgacttctaccggtcctattagcatagcactagtcggactcaagttctattcaatacataggtacctgacaatgtgcaactagggtttcattataactcgtatgaacttaaatgcacaagtagacataggtagatatatatatatatatatatatatatatatatatatatatatatatgaattgtagtgttataatgtagtgggtttatgactggggcttgccttcactggagaggctggggtcagggacgttaataaattcttccggACTCGGGtgcggggcttcagttaaatctccgacgacgttcccggggtcttcagaaatttccacttcgggtttcaggaggatctgataatctccgtctgCGAGAAGCATCGAGTCTACATATGATGTAaacgatgcagtttagaagatgcatagacttttattctatttcacgataaagttgcaatccaacgaaaatataGTTCACTCATCAAATATATCATTCATTCTtctactaggcagtcatttatcgagtataaactaacctagttaactacactaaacaacatgtttaagTTCATAAAATAACTAGGGCTGGTTTCATTTTAATCGAATAGATATGGTTTATAAACTATAAGCATCTGATCTTAAGATTAGGATCTGATGCTGAAAAAATTATAACAAACAGAACAAACAGAATCAGaattaccctaaaattttcaaaatattttatgcagtaaataaatcagaagaattatttcaaacagttaacacctagaacatgtttcgTTTTTATAGAACAAACTACtgtagcactggggttgaaacttttacagctacagataaagctatgtctaaggcaatgtaaatttatcaagattttatcttcacagaaactatgccacaaaaataaacaaaaacagcactaacagattaagagttatttatgactgtagatatacacaagatcttgttctgaaattttgtgaacaggttacactactcaaaggcatcatttttctttattttcataatttttcatgaactagaattagagttcatgaatttcctttgaatctaagcttaaattcattactgaagttacactagggttgtgactctcaaacttttatcttggattatacatGCTGAAATAAAGATAAGAtaaattttcagctataaacatAAAGagatgcatctagaattaaatcaGGAAACTCttatcaacataaagcaaagttatctaaacatcctagctagagggctgtgctgagcttccaaattttatgcaactctacttatggcacatACATCTCaggtttcaaatttgagcctcagcactgctatggatcaaaagatctaattaaagtacccattatctactaatttaatCACAGCATAacatacacatattcatctcatgatcataatgcAAAAgctgtagtatttaacacaaggattcaaacccaactggtttgacatttttctaaattttctacaatttactACATATTTTTAAAATTTACAGCTTTGAAttgtcggggggggggggctctggaatcttgcaggaaggcccttggaacttttccaatcatttcaaataggcccttggctcgtcggagAAGAAGGACATggacatcgccggccaaattccggcgaggagggcggcggAGGGTGGAGAAGGATGggcccacgagcatcaggagctcaaggcacgtccaggggtgggcttgggaggtaaagggggtgaccggaggtggggttcccacggcggccgatgcggcggcgaggaggggctcgTCGGCGAGGAAGGCGGCCAAGCTCTGGTCCattagctgcagcaggaggagaggaagctactggggtggttggattggacggagaaggggcggagggagGGGTTCAACGGGAACAGAAACTCACCGGCGAGGAGGTAACGAaggcgaggtggttccggtgggaATCCGACCACGAGGAGTGGCCTGGGAGTGTCAGTGGGGTGAGGGGAAGCTGCCCAGGGGGTCGTAGTGGGCAATGggaggcggacggcggcggcccacggcgaacagaggGTCgtcggagtggaggaagggggcggcggtggtgtttggTGCTCGGGGTGTGCGCggcaaaggaaaaggaaaggaatggGAAGGGCTTGAGCCGAAGAAGCCCACGGGCAAATTAAGAATGAGTGAGTggagggaggaggcgccggCATTTTCCacagcggcggcgcggtggcgctCGGCGGGAGCTCAGGCAGGAGGGAAAAGTGGCGTGGCAAGCGCAGGGAGGCTAGAAGAGAGGAGGCTAGGGCGGCGCTTgagctgggggcgacgcgtggaggtgaagggcagcaggaggtggcgaggggcggccggaaaCGGCGGGCGGTGGTGctgcagcagaggagcagaggggcagagcaggggtgccagaggaagaagaaagagaggagggggtccgagggactggTTTGCAAAAACATAGaagtccagggacctcactgtaaaccgaaatttcccactgattcaaaagcctaatgagaaaatgatcaaaataagttgtagaatttttcaaaccctacaacattgctttagggttcaagttcaaaaactcaaaatacaaaattttattttaaaactttgaaCTAAAATCAAACTTACTAAAGTTTtatccttattaaggtaaattttatgtagttttggacacaattgcaagttttcatgtaatgtaatgatgacttgcattcttacactttaacccctggTAAACTTgggaagttacttttgtacttcaaataatttgcataaaaggacttgtacttttgtaaaattacataaatacccttatttccataactttactcaaatttcacaccattcaaaacatacaaaatattcttcctattggcttgctatatttaacacctagggtgtcacaacggGCGTGCCCGCGGGTATGTGGATATCCGCGGATAGCGGTTACGGGCGTTGTTTCGTGCCCGTGACGGGTTGCGGGTGTAGGTGTGAACACGGATTTTAGCACACGGCTACGGGTTTACAAAGTTATTATCCATGTAGATTTTATCTGTTACCGTCTATAGTTGCCTCAGCAGTTGTGGTCGCGTATCAGCATCACAGTAGTCTCGTGGCAACGAGAGACGTGAAAGCCGGGAGGCTCGCCGTCCCCGCCCACGACTTCCACGGCGGCACCGCAATGTTTTTTCTGCCACTGGGCGCACGCCACACGCGCGTTGACGCCGCGGCGGGGTCGACCCGTGAGGAAGAGCCAGCGAGCGAAGATGACGGGAAGCCTGCGTGTACCCAGTGCGCCCGTTCGTTCCTCGTTGTGTCTCTCGCCGCGGGCGCAGACGTCCCGGTCGCCATCCGGGCGGGTCTGCAGCCCCGCGACGGGAAGCCACACCACCGCAGCACCGGATCCACACCGTACCTCCACGCGatcaaggcggcggcggcggcggcctcctcgGCCGGCACCAGCTCGCGCCGGACGCCGCATCTAGCCGAGCGCCGGAGATATTTCCACCGGCAGGTCAGGTCGCTCCTCGCTCGCCCGCCCGCGCACGTATCCGGCGTGCGGCGCACTGGAGGAGACCGCTGCTGGTCTGCGGCTTCGCGCGCGTTCCCCCGTGGGCTGCCActccgccgccagcaacggCTTCTGTCGCGTTCCCGGGCAGGATGGGCCGAGACGCGACGCGGCTGTCCCGGCCTCACTTTTGCAGCAGGCGCATCGTTCTGGCTCGGCTCCTCGCCGCGCTGGCGTTTTCTCGCCCCGCCTTTTGGAACAGAAAGCGCAGGAGGGAAGGCAGGCGAGGCATGCCgtgccgagcgccgcgccgcacgAGAAAGGGTGATGGTTCGACGTCACGTCACGCCTCGTCGCGTCTGGGCGAACAGGCCACGGCAGGAACGGCCGTGCTGGCCGCGGTCGGTTTTTACTCCAGCAGTGTTTGGTTGGGTTCTCGTCGACGTCGTTCGCTTCTGCGCCTCGTCACGGGCCAGCCAGCCAGCGGTGAAAAAGATTTCACTGCTGCCTGCTGCTCGGTGAAACCTTCGCTTCGCCATAATGTTTACCTCAGCGTGCCAACCAACCATGTACGTACAGCTTACaggaggaggaagggggcgAAAAACGACAgcaagaaggaaaaaaaaaactgaagAACGGCCCGGCCGGGGGGAGCGGTAAAAACTGGCGTTGCTAATGAATGCCTAACAAGAGTGACCGGAAACGGACGACGCCTCGCCAGCGCAGGGCGTCACGGCGCCGGggccaccgcggcggcggcggcgtcggcgtcggcgtcgaggtgcgccacggcggcggcgtcgagccATCGTTCCATGGGCGTGCACTCCGCCTTGTGCGCCATCTTCCAGTGCAGCGCCTGGCACGCGCGCGAGCAGTAGTTCACCACGCCGCACACCGAGCACCGCCGGAACTCATGCCGCCGCGTCTCGGGCCGCCCGCACAGCTCCTGCGAGCACAGACGGAGCGCGCCGTCGTCCTCCGGCGAGACCGCCGCCGtcccggcgcccgcgcccgccgcgccggccgcctggACGAGCGGCCGCGTCGCGAACCAGTCCACCAGGAACCGGTTCGCCACGtgcgcctcccccgccgccgccgccgccgcggcgcggcaCCCGAAGTCGCTCAGGAGGCACGAGTGGCGCCGCGAGGCCGCCTTCCCGCCTCCGCTGTTGTTGCCGGACccggcgcggggcgggggcgccgccgccgatgcggcgaccgcggcggcgagctcgcGGGCGTTGGCCTGGATGAGGAGGCGGCGCCCGTCCAGCACGGAGCGGCGCACGCCGTAGCCGTCCTGCAGGCAGTGCCCGAGCTCGCGGAGCGCGTCCACGTGGCCCAgcgacgccgcgcgcgcgcacagCGCGGCGCCCGCGCGGAGGTCGCGGTCGTCCttgctgccgccgctgccgttgAACTGGATCACGGCCAGCGAGTAGAGTGCCTCGCGGTGCCCGcccaccgctgccgccgccatcAGCGCCGCGCCGGACCCGCGGCTCCCCAGGCAGTAGAACCGGATCTGCAGCAcgcgcgagcgagcgagcgagctccgTCAG
The sequence above is drawn from the Panicum hallii strain FIL2 chromosome 7, PHallii_v3.1, whole genome shotgun sequence genome and encodes:
- the LOC112899021 gene encoding F-box protein At5g50450-like, encoding MKTRRGACYSYHAAAADGPEAHRRKRRRTAAAEGSPAAPGAPAGCGGGLGDIFDELPDDLVVSILRDVAASAGSPADLAGAMLTCKRFRELGQSKVVLARASPRCLAVRAKAWSDDAHRFLQRCADAGNLEACYLLGMIRFYCLGSRGSGAALMAAAAVGGHREALYSLAVIQFNGSGGSKDDRDLRAGAALCARAASLGHVDALRELGHCLQDGYGVRRSVLDGRRLLIQANARELAAAVAASAAAPPPRAGSGNNSGGGKAASRRHSCLLSDFGCRAAAAAAAGEAHVANRFLVDWFATRPLVQAAGAAGAGAGTAAVSPEDDGALRLCSQELCGRPETRRHEFRRCSVCGVVNYCSRACQALHWKMAHKAECTPMERWLDAAAVAHLDADADAAAAAVAPAP